Proteins from a genomic interval of Crassostrea angulata isolate pt1a10 chromosome 7, ASM2561291v2, whole genome shotgun sequence:
- the LOC128155954 gene encoding uncharacterized protein LOC128155954 produces the protein MGMRTILILLSLVSACLACKSSLYGEWTDDKTQQTVTFSSSGVTGWDVSLFSHTVNTWKCAEESTDQILLSSSPVDIYSLYFVVHRCITVTKETDCKYQITFNNPVEPNAGNERVTVLLKNDDATLSMCSSDGETRTITKNGCV, from the exons ATGGGAATGAGGACAATCTTGATTCTTCTGTCTCTTGTTTCAgcat GCCTGGCTTGCAAATCGAGTCTTTATGGGGAATGGACAGACGACAAAACCCAGCAGACTGTGACATTTAGCTCCTCGGGGGTGACCGGATGGGACGTGAGCTTGTTCAGCCACACGGTGAACACGTGGAAGTGTGCTGAGGAGTCCACAGACCAAATACTACTGAG CTCATCCCCGGTCGACATCTACAGCCTGTATTTTGTCGTCCACCGATGCATCACAGTGACGAAAGAAACCGACTGTAAATATCAAATCACATTCAACAACC CGGTTGAACCTAATGCAGGCAACGAGAGGGTCACTGTATTGTTGAAGAATGATGACGCAACCTTATCTATGTGTTCTTCTGACGGAGAGACCCGAACAATCACGAAGAATG GTTGCGTGTAG
- the LOC128192268 gene encoding uncharacterized protein LOC128192268, protein MCLQMGCGRSKPHLNHKSSEEGESTDKKSKQKKSLNKNDKCVCNPGNKVGDTKDNNEVSKPAPNKRKDSGMFKLPQKGSGALSSNGVQKVTQGQDGKKSKLDNGVPNITQQKVRVTNSQLDFFRMLDEKIEQGRDYETDEESEKTNEKEELSSEQ, encoded by the exons ATGTGTCTGCAAATGGGATGTGGTAGGAGTAAACCGCACTTAAACCACAAATCCAGCGAGGAAGGGGAATCGACAGACAAAAAGAGCAAGCAGAAGAAGTCTCTTAATAAGAATGACAAGTGTGTCTGCAACCCAGGGAACAAAGTGG GTGACACAAAAGACAACAATGAAGTATCTAAGCCTGCCCCGAACAAACGGAAGGACTCGGGGATGTTCAAGCTCCCACAGAAAGGTTCAGGGGCACTGTCCTCTAACGGGGTCCAGAAGGTGACACAGGGACAG gaTGGTAAGAAATCCAAACTTGATAATGGTGTGCCAAATATAACTCAGCAAAAAGTCAG GGTAACAAATAGCCAGCTGGACTTTTTCAGAATGTTGGATGAAAAAATTGAGCAG GGCAGAGATTATGAAACAGATGAAGAATCtgagaaaacaaatgaaaaagaagAGCTTTCAAGTGAACAGTGA
- the LOC128155953 gene encoding calcium-dependent protein kinase 5-like: MFRCLLLVVLVVGSRGQGEVDPKLDMYGIINVLYLKADKDMNGMISEPELADVYHGFDTNGDGHVTKSEFVTLWQSITHQNQEHAEAFFYLADLNDDNIIDSSDLNPLYNVFDTDGDGQVTAHEFAEKWVGIILEAPIAVLFERSDANKDNILTHNEFSKFFSSFDTNGDHSVTRSEFEHGWTSSGFGTSTEADTLFAALDTDHDGRITASHDLNSRFTALDVNHDHHLIILEAIKMAAYLPRPALQG; encoded by the exons ATG TTCCGTTGCTTGCTGTTGGTTGTTCTGGTAGTCGGAAGTCGGGGCCAGGG TGAAGTCGACCCCAAGCTGGACATGTACGGCATCATCAACGTGCTGTACCTGAAGGCGGACAAGGACATGAATGGGATGATCTCCGAGCCGGAACTCGCCGATGTCTACCACGGATTCGATACAAATG GCGATGGTCACGTGACCAAGTCGGAGTTTGTGACGCTGTGGCAGTCCATCACCCACCAGAACCAGGAGCACGCTGAGGCCTTCTTCTACCTGGCTGATCTAAACGACGACAACATCATCGACTCCAGCGATCTGAACCCCCTGTACAACGTCTTCGACACAGACG GAGATGGCCAAGTAACAGCCCATGAGTTTGCCGAAAAATGGGTCGGG ATCATCTTGGAAGCACCCATTGCCGTCCTTTTCGAGAGATCTGACGCAAACAAAGACAACATCCTCACACACAACGAGTTCTCCAAGTTTTTCTCCTCCTTTGATACAAATG GGGACCACAGTGTGACACGATCTGAGTTCGAACACGGCTGGACGTCGTCCGGATTCGGCACCAGTACAGAGGCCGACACACTGTTCGCTGCCCTAGATACCGACCACGACGGACGCATCACCGCCTCACATGACCTCAACTCAAGATTTACCGCCCTGGATGTCAACC atgacCATCATCTTATCATTTTGGAGGCCATTAAG ATGGCGGCGTATTTACCGAGACCGGCTCTTCAAGGATAA